The Mesorhizobium koreense genome includes a window with the following:
- the fliP gene encoding flagellar type III secretion system pore protein FliP (The bacterial flagellar biogenesis protein FliP forms a type III secretion system (T3SS)-type pore required for flagellar assembly.) codes for MRTPRALLLAAPALLVPATIAHAQQIDLGSLAGQMTGTNAGTIVQLFGLLTILSLAPGILIMVTSFTRFIIAFSILRSGMGLQTTPANIVLVSLALFMTFYVMTPAFNQAWNTGVKPLMDNQITEQVALQRISQPFRVFMLRNVRPKDYDLFADLARERGEPVASRDTVDLRILIPAFMISEIRRGFEIGFLIVLPFLVIDLVVATITMSMGMMMLPPTVISLPFKIMFFVLIDGWNLLVGSLVRSFS; via the coding sequence ATGAGAACGCCCCGCGCCCTCCTCCTTGCCGCGCCGGCGCTGCTTGTGCCGGCCACGATCGCGCATGCTCAGCAGATCGACCTCGGCTCGCTCGCCGGCCAGATGACCGGTACCAATGCCGGCACCATCGTCCAGCTCTTCGGGTTGTTGACGATATTGTCCCTCGCGCCCGGCATCCTCATCATGGTGACGAGCTTCACGCGCTTCATCATCGCGTTCTCGATCCTGCGCTCCGGCATGGGATTGCAGACGACGCCGGCCAATATCGTGCTCGTGTCACTCGCGCTGTTCATGACCTTTTACGTCATGACGCCGGCCTTCAATCAGGCGTGGAACACAGGCGTGAAGCCGCTCATGGACAACCAGATCACCGAGCAGGTGGCGCTTCAGCGTATCTCCCAACCCTTCCGCGTCTTCATGCTGAGGAACGTGCGTCCGAAGGATTACGACCTCTTCGCCGACCTTGCCCGCGAACGCGGCGAACCGGTGGCCTCGCGCGACACGGTCGACCTGCGCATTCTGATCCCCGCCTTCATGATTTCCGAGATCCGCCGCGGCTTCGAGATCGGCTTTCTGATCGTGTTGCCCTTCCTCGTCATCGATCTCGTCGTCGCCACCATCACCATGTCGATGGGCATGATGATGCTGCCGCCGACGGTGATTTCCCTTCCCTTCAAGATCATGTTCTTCGTCCTGATCGACGGCTGGAACCTGCTCGTCGGGAGCCTGGTGCGCTCCTTCTCATGA
- a CDS encoding flagellar basal body-associated FliL family protein codes for MAVIEQQEAPEKKGPSLVVQIAVLLVMTAAAIGMGWFSGGYLNTTRDAGPQKAEKPTRIDKAHVKTTDKATTRKDGKSVKEGDELGVQPIEAITTNLAAPSDVWVRMELSLVFDGDPDTAVAEDIHQDFLAFMRTVKLPQVEGASGFQHLKEDLEERARIRSHGRVKKILIRTLLFE; via the coding sequence ATGGCGGTCATCGAGCAGCAGGAAGCACCGGAGAAGAAGGGCCCGTCGCTCGTGGTCCAGATTGCCGTCCTGCTTGTCATGACGGCGGCTGCGATCGGCATGGGCTGGTTTTCCGGCGGCTATCTGAACACGACCCGCGACGCCGGGCCGCAAAAGGCAGAAAAACCCACGCGCATCGACAAGGCGCATGTGAAGACGACGGACAAGGCGACGACCCGCAAGGACGGCAAGTCGGTGAAAGAAGGCGATGAGCTCGGCGTGCAGCCGATCGAGGCGATCACCACCAACCTCGCCGCGCCGAGCGATGTCTGGGTGCGCATGGAGCTTTCACTGGTCTTCGACGGCGACCCGGATACGGCCGTCGCCGAAGACATCCACCAGGACTTCCTCGCGTTCATGCGCACGGTGAAGCTGCCGCAGGTCGAGGGCGCCAGCGGCTTCCAGCATCTGAAGGAGGATCTGGAGGAACGCGCCCGCATCCGCAGCCACGGGCGCGTCAAGAAAATACTGATCCGGACGCTTCTGTTCGAATGA